The following proteins are co-located in the Triticum aestivum cultivar Chinese Spring chromosome 1A, IWGSC CS RefSeq v2.1, whole genome shotgun sequence genome:
- the LOC123064951 gene encoding histone H3.2, with the protein MARTKQTARKSTGGKAPRKQLATKAARKSAPATGGVKKPHRFRPGTVALREIRKYQKSTELLIRKLPFQRLVREIAQDFKTDLRFQSSAVSALQEAAEAYLVGLFEDTNLCAIHAKRVTIMPKDIQLARRIRGERA; encoded by the coding sequence ATGGCCCGCACCAAGCAGACGGCGAGGAAGTCCACCGGCGGCAAGGCGCCGAGGAAGCAGCtcgccaccaaggccgcccgcAAGTCCGCCCCGGCCACCGGCGGCGTCAAGAAGCCCCACCGCTTCCGCCCCGGCACCGTCGCGCTCCGCGAGATCCGCAAGTACCAGAAGAGCACGGAGCTGCTCATCCGCAAGCTCCCCTTCCAGCGCCTCGTCCGTGAGATCGCCCAGGACTTCAAGACCGACCTCCGCTTCCAGTCCTCCGCCGTCTCCGCCCTGCAGGAGGCCGCCGAGGCCTACCTGGTGGGCCTCTTCGAGGACACCAACCTCTGCGCCATCCACGCCAAGCGCGTCACcatcatgcccaaggacatccaGCTCGCCCGCCGCATCCGTGGAGAGAGGGCCTAG